In a genomic window of Ranitomeya imitator isolate aRanImi1 chromosome 5, aRanImi1.pri, whole genome shotgun sequence:
- the LOC138680910 gene encoding alpha-1,4-N-acetylglucosaminyltransferase-like, protein MKLLRILIIAVIIVTVRIFIRINIKQKGMFIPDSMIHKRLISYSSRAKNTISCINSQTFNYEYAFERDVLQQGKSIKFMETTDRMDEPSLVLCSIESAARMYPHRPVVFFMKGLGDIITEDDEKKARKRYPTLSIYKNIYIFPLRIKKLFAGTPFLDWYNKIDPKQEIYWTYGKSNACRYAMMWKYGGIYMDTDVISIRPILEDNFLAAETLNLTSSSVFGLSPHHKLTWELMENFVQNYNGNKWGHQGPGVFTRVVKKHCVPKFTSVDHVKCENVSYFHPERLYPISYQSWRRYFEVWKNLPTFKNSYALHLWNYMNKERISMVVGSNTLVEHLYKQYCPSTYEGVFNKTVS, encoded by the exons ATGAAACTACTAAGAATTCTCATAATTGCGGTTATCATAGTAACTGTCAGAATCTTTATCAGAATAAATATCAAACAAAAAGGCATGTTTATCCCAGACTCCATGATTCACAAAAGATTGATATCTTATTCTTCAAGAGCAAAAAATACAATCAGCTGCATTAATAGCCAAACATTCAATTATGAATATGCATTTGAAAGGGATGTTCTTCAGCAAGGAAAAAGTATCAAATTTATGGAAACGACAGACAGAATGGATGAGCCATCTTTGGTTTTATGTTCCATTGAATCAGCAGCTCGAATGTATCCGCACAGACCAGTGGTTTTCTTCATGAAAGGACTAGGAGACATAATCACTGAAGATGATGAGAAGAAAGCTCGGAAACGTTACCCAACCCTCTCCATTTATAAGAATATCTACATTTTCCCTTTaagaataaaaaaattatttgCTGGCACACCATTTCTGGATTGGTATAATAAG ATAGACCCAAAGCAAGAAATCTACTGGACATATGGTAAATCTAATGCTTGCAGATATGCCATGATGTGGAAGTATGGAGGCATTTACATGGATACTGATGTCATTTCCATTCGGCCCATTCTTGAAGACAATTTTCTAGCTGCAGAAACCTTAAACCTTACCAGCAGTAGTGTTTTTGGTCTCTCTCCACATCACAAACTGACATGGGAGCTTATGGAAAACTTTGTGCAGAATTATAACGGCAATAAATGGGGACATCAAGGACCTGGAGTTTTCACGCGTGTTGTGAAGAAGCATTGTGTTCCCAAGTTTACATCTGTAGATCATGTTAAATGTGAAAATGTCTCCTACTTTCATCCCGAACGTTTATATCCCATTTCTTATCAATCTTGGAGAAGGTACTTTGAGGTTTGGAAAAATTTGCCAACCTTTAAAAATTCATATGCTCTTCATCTCTGGAACTATATGAATAAAGAAAGAATATCCATGGTGGTTGGAAGCAACACCTTGGTAGAACATCTCTATAAACAATATTGCCCTTCCACTTATGAAGGAGTTTTTAATAAAACTGTCTCCTAG